From Saimiri boliviensis isolate mSaiBol1 chromosome 20, mSaiBol1.pri, whole genome shotgun sequence:
AGATGGGACCTGGCAGAGAGTGGGGCCAAATGTGGCTGGAATCCCAGGAGGAAAGGGCAGAGGAAGGAGCCTGGGGAGCCACCTCATGTGAGGGATGCACAGAGGAGCCCTGGTGAGGCCAGGCTGCATTCTGCCCCCAATGGCTTGTGGGATCCATATTTAAAAACCATGGACAGCCTAGAGACTTAATTGGAGCCTTTTCTAACTCAGTCCTGATCCTTGTGCTAAATCAACAGTAGCTTTAGATATAGCTGAGCAGCTGGTGGGGAGGCCACAGCTGGCCATGgggactgcagcctctgcccccggGGCCCATACCTGGCTGCCAGGTGGTGGATAAGGCAGGTAGTGGGGGCAGTGCCACATGGCCGAGGAAAGCATGAAAGGGAAGCAAGGTGGGGGGGTGCTTGGCTGGGGGGATTTCAATTCCAGGCAGGGCAGCCAGGGAGACCTCAGTCAGAGGGGATGCTTGAGGGTGGGAGCGGCTGCTGGGCCTGGTTCCTGAGGCAGGAGTATGTCTCCCCAGCAAGGCGGTGGCAGTGGCGGCTTCAGGCTGCAGTACCCAGTGCTGTTGTAGGGGGGGGTTGGACACTGTCCTGTGGACTCTGGCTCTGCCTCGTGGGTGGGAATTCTGAGAGGAGGACGTGGTCCTGTTGAGGCTGTCAGGACAACCTGGTGGCAGCTCTGGGGACAGGCAGATCTCTTGTGATCACCTGGCAGCAGCAGGAGATGATGGCAGTGGGGACGGAGAAGTGCCAGGATCCTGGACATTTACTTTTTAGGCAGAGACAACTGGCCTTGCTGCTGACTTGGTTGTAGTTATAAAAAGATGGACCATCGGTAAGTGTATCTTGAGTTACTGAACAGAAGGAAACTGTCCTggctcttctttctgtctctgcaccCCCAAGCCCCTGCCAGAGCTGTACCCCAGCCCCAGGAGGAAAACATCCTTCCTGAGCAGGGCAGAAGCTGTCCTTGGCCATGAGGTGGTGTCGGTTCTGACACGGCCACCCCTCGGCTTTGATGTCTCCACAGGCAGTTCTTATGGAGCTTCAGGCTGCCCGGGGAGGCCCAGAAGATTGATCGTATGATGGAGGCTTTCGCTTCTCGCTACTGCCTTTGCAACCCTGGGGTCTTCCAGTCCACAGGTCAGTGCAGAGCTCACAGCCTGGCCCCTTGCCAGGCACAGCCTCCAGCTCTGGAGGGGGTGGCCCCGGTGGGCACAGCCCAGCTTCTGTTCCTGGGGCCTGCCTTCCCTGAGCGAGGATGACCTGTGGGCCGGGCACCTCTCGCAGGCTGGCCCCCAGCACTCGGGGTCCCACTGTCCATGGAGGTTCTGGCTGAGCCCAGCACTCCGGACTCGTTGCAGACACGTGCTACGTGCTGTCATTTGCCATCATCATGCTCAACACCAGCCTGCACAACCACAATGTACGTGACAAGCCCACGGCAGAACGGTTCATCGCCATGAACCGCGGCATCAACGAGGGCGGGGACCTCCCTGAGGAGCTGCTGAGGGTGAGCTCCCCGGCCTGAGGCCGCTGCTGTCTGCAGGATTTCTTCTCTGTGAGCGGCCGCATCACCTGTGACTGTAATGTGCCTCCCAAGTCTCCTTGCTGCCCTGATCCTGCTGAGCTTTACTCCTGGCCAGCCACTTTCCTCTGAATCGCTGAACCTGCTGCTGTTTTTTCCTCCTTGCAGAATTTGTATGAGAGCATTAAGAACGAGCCATTTAAGATTCCGGAGGATGACGGGAATGACCTGACACACACTTTCTTCAACCCTGACCGCGAGGGCTGGCTTCTGAAGCTGGGTGAGCCCTGGCTGAGTGGGACCTGGGCCGTGACCCCTCTGCCCACGGCAGCAGCCCCTTGGGTTTCTCCCAAGCTCATCGTAGGAATGTCCCCCACTGCAGGcagagacataaaaaagaaacacagttaAGCCAGAGCCCACTCTCAGTAACCGCACGGCCCATGGCCGCTTGTCTGAGCCATGTCTGCGCAGAAAGTAATGCCCGGGCTGCATGGCCCACCCCAGAAAACTACTGAGTTAGCGTCCAGGTCCAGCCAGGGCAGCTTCCTGCACGAGAAGCAAGCGCATTATCTCCACAGAACCTGTGTGCCTCTCTCTCGGTTTGGTGTGGCTGTGATTTTTGACGCGTGGTTTAAATGTGCCTTCTTGTTGTTTTCCTTCTGCCTGTGGCTCCCACCTTTCTGTTCTGTGACGGGCTGTCCCTGCTTGTCCTGCTTTAGGAGGTAGGTACCCAGTGGCTTCCTGCCCCCCAGCGGCTCATTCCTCTCGGTCTCCCCACGTTGGTCTGTGTGAGCTCCGCTGTGTGGCTGCCATTCATCTGATCCATCTGTGGACTTGCTGGGACTGTGCCATGCACGGTGCGGTGAATGCTACACCTACCCTCAGGGGCGGGGCTGAGCGCGGCCGGGACCTGGAGCACATGGGGATGCTGTGGGGAACCGGCTTGTCCCCCACCCCGTGTGTTTAGGGGTCTGCAGCATTAGAGAAGCTGACAGCCAGCCCTGTCCCTGCGGCATCACCATCCACCCCATACTAACCCAGCAGCTCATGGAGGGATTTCGGGAGCGCTCTAAAGGCTTTTGGGGCAATTTAGGGCACTTACAGGTAGTTTTAAGAACGTTGAGAGGCATTTTGCCTGCAGGGTGGGGATGGTTGCCCTATACCCACAGTGAAGCCGAGAGATGCAGTGACTGGGTTGACGCAAACCCTTCTGAGAGCAAGTGGCCACTGGGCAGCATGTAAGACCTGGTGTGGAGCATcctagtgattttttaaaaatttcatcagccgggtgcagtggcttacacctgtaattccaaaactttgggaggctgaggtgggtagatcacctgaggtcaggagttcaaaaccagcctgagtaatatggtgaaaccccatctctactaaaaatacaaagtatttgctgggtatagtggtgtgcacctgtaatctcaactgctcaggaggctgaggcaggagaatcacttgacctgggaggtggacactgcagtgagctgagattgtaccattgcactgcagcctgggtgacagtgagactctgtctcaaacgaAAAATTTATCAGCCCgattcagtggctcatgcatataatcctagtgctttgggaggctgaggcgggaggattgcttaggccaggagcttgagaccagtctgggcaatatagtgaaaccccatctttacaaaaaataaaaactagcctagcatgatggtgtgtgcctgtagtcccagctacaagggaagctgaggcaggaggatcgcctgaggcccgggaggttgaggctccagtgagctgtgactctgctactgtactccagcgtgggcgacagagtgagaccttgtctcaaaaaaaaaaaaaaattatcaagggAGGATGAGACACGGCATAATGGTGGTGTGACAGGCACAGGCCTCCTCAGCCGATGGAACGGTTGTGAGCCCACAGGCCTGCTGTCCACATTAGAGTCTTTGACCTTGGCCATTGTTCTTTGACTTTCTTCTGGCTATGCCGAGGTTTAGGGTAGTTCTAGATATTTGCCTGAAAACCTAGCACCATGGCCTTGGGCGTGGGTGCCTAAGAGACCCGATTCAGATAACGTCGTGCGATGTTCTAGAGTGAGGGCGGGAGGAGGGATGTGTCCGAAAACACCAGCAGGCACCCTGGGCCAGGATCATTGGGGTGTTTGTTGGATTTGATGCCTCCTTTTGACTCCTGCATTGCCCCCCAGTGTCCTCTCGAGGGTCAGTGATGCTGTCAGCCTGCCTGGCAGTTCACGTGGCCTGTGCCACCAGTGGGGGGTCGGCTCTAGAGACGTAAACTCGTGAATGAATGAAGGCACAGCAGAGCTTGTGTTGTCTAACCTGTTTTCTGGTTGGGCAGATAAACAGGCCATGAAATGAGTGCACACAGCGCTCACGGGAACCAAGAGCTGGCTGGGCGCCGGGTGCCAAGTGGGGGCCCTGGCGGGGCTGGTGCAGCTGGCATGGTCTCAGTGTGGTGGGTGGCACAGTGAGCGGCTATTGCTCCAGGGTGCTGGCTTCCTTGGCCTCTCCCACCCAGGCAGCCTCTGCGTCCACTGTGGTCTCAGGAGCAAAGTTTGAGACGAAAGGCTGGCGAGCTAGGGCCCCGGCTGGAGGCGGATGAGATGGGTGCAGAATCTAGAATGTGCTTCCAGGCGTGTGCTCAGCAGGAAGTGTGGCCTGGCTTGTTTGTGTTCTTATTGTAGATTTGCGTGTAGAGCAGGTGGTCTTGAAAAGGGCTGGATGCTTTGCCAGAGCATAGGAGCCCTGCTGTGTACACAGGGATGGCTTATGATTGTTGGTAACTTAAGACTTTGAGTCTTGAatcaattaccaaaaaaaaaaaaaaaatcataggagGTGGTCCAAGCTGAGCTGTTGTGGAGAAAGTGTGTGCACGTGCTGTGTTAATGCATGTGGACCCGTGTGTGCACGCCCACGCATGTGCCTGGTCATGGcaatgaaaacagaaactcaCAGAGAGAAAGTTTGGTTCCTGTCAGCAGGTTCCAGAAGCCAGGCTCTCGTCTGTAGGTCAGAGTGTTGTGTGGTGTGGCCAGAAACAAGCATGAGCAGAGCCTGCTGGGCTTTGAGACCAAGCATATCACCCTCTGCCccaggcctgcagtcccagcctgCAAGGATCCCCTGGCCCTGTGGACTGGACAGGGATGGGGCTTTCTGTGGTGGGTGTGAGCTGGGGGCCCAGGGTGGAGCTGAGAGGCCTCCAGGCAGACCCTTCCCAGGCAGGGGCCAGGCAGGTGGGGTAGTGCAACACACAGGCCCTTGGCTGTCCACCATGGAGCAGGCACTGGATAGAAGCACACAGCCTGGGGGCTCCTGGATGAGCTCCCCAAGAGCTCAAGACTTGGACAGCTGGCCAGGGAGGAAGGCCACAGCTGGAGCCCGGAAGGGCAGCCCCTTCTGCCATCCAAGGAGTTCCGTCTAAGACCTAGTGCAGTAGGACCTTTCAGGAGCTTCAAGCAGGGAGGGGCATGATTGCCACGCGTGTTTGAAAAGATGCCTCTGGCCACTGCTTGGGGGATGGCAGGTGGCATCAGTGCAGCTGGAGCGGGGCCTGCTCTGGAGTCTCTGGAGGGAAACAGAGGTGACTGTGACAGCGATGGATATCAGGGTAGTGGAGTTGCTGTCAGCTGATTCTGCCACAGCAGCTCCAGCTAGAGCAAGTGCCTGGAAGGAATCAGCACTGTCCTCCTGTCCCAGGGTCTCGGGGACAGAGAACATGTCTCCCTGCTCACTGGAGGACTGTGAGACAAGGTGGGGTTGCCCCCAGGGTCTCCTGCCCTCCCTCATGGATCTGGGCCGGTACGCTGCAGCCGAGGTGGGGAAGGTGAAGGCCAACAGCTTGGCGCTTGGAACATGGAACCCTTGGTGAGACAGACACACAAGGGCCCTGAGGACTTTGGGCCTTGCTGTGGGCCTGTCTGGGTCTTCAAGTGGATGAGTGAAGTGGACCTGAACAGTTGGGGCAGAGGGTTCCAGTGACAGAGCAGCTTGTAGGGGCTCGGGGAGTGGAAGCCCTGGCCAGGGCACAGGAGAGATGTTGGGAGGGGTGGATTTGAGGGCAGGAGATATGCAGCCGGAATCTTGGGGGCATATTTGGCCAGACCGGGGTCTAGACAGAACCTTTAATGGGCGGGCTGTTGGGACACTGGTGAGACTGAGtcctggggggaggggagggcagctgGACGCTGGGTTCCTGTCCCAAGCTAAAGGTGGCAGCCGCATTGCAGGCTGTGATAGGCATCAAAGGAGGATGGCAGTGCTGAGTGAGGCAGGGGCCAGAGGGTCCCAGAGGGGCTGTGGAGACCCAGTCTGGCCTCCTGCTCTGCTGGGCCAGGGTTTCCTCCCACCTGCAGCTGGTTCCCTTCACCCATGGTCTTTGCAAACCAGGCCCCAACAGGGAAAGCACCCTGTGTCCTGGTGACCCTCAGAGCCCTTCTTCCACCATCTTGCCTCCAGGCCCCAACACCTGTGCTGGCCCCTATGCAGGGAGGCCTGGGATCCTCAGCCCCGAGGGCTCTTCCCCTGCCCACCTGTCATAGAGAAAGCCAGTGAGCTCCACAGTGCTGGGGAGTCATGGGGCAGAGAGGGCCTAGTGCCCCAGGGAGCACTTGAATTCATTGCCATGCGTGtgttttttattgaattatttaaaaaacaaacactggcAAGGTTAGCAGCTGAAGTGAGTTTGTCTCTGCTGAATGTTTAAGGATCAGAGATTTCCTTCCCTTAGAGGAAGGCAGGTACAGATGGGAGTGCGTGAGTGTGCACGTGTGCTCCAGATCTTGTTACAAAATTAATTCAATCTCATGATTCCCTGGGCCCAGGGTGATTGATTTTGATGGATCCTAGGGCTGCCTGAGGGCCTTTGTAATGTGATAACTGCCTGACACGGTGGGGTCAGGCCCTGCACAGAGCCGGGCGAGCAGTTCTGACTTCATCACGCTGCCATCTCATGTCGGGAAATGAGGCCATCCATCCCACTAACTCTCCCAGGAAGTGAACTGGAGCGCGGTCGTGTCATGGAGGGGGCCCCTTGGTGCCATGGAGGGGGCACCAGTGTGGGCGGGGTGGATGCATGCGGGGCCCCGCAGTGGGAACACCGAACGACACCTAAACCcaagcctggtgcctggcagtCTTTCTGAAAACACAGTGGTCTCTGCAGGTCCAGGGCCCCCTCTTGGACCCACGGGCTCCCTGTGCACGGAGCGTGGACTCATGGGGCCCTTCTGCTTCTAGGAGGGCGCGTGAAGACCTGGAAGCGCCGGTGGTTCATCCTGACCGATAACTGCCTCTATTACTTTGAATACACAACAGTAAGTAAGGCCGGGCCTTCTTGGCCTCCTCCCAGCAGTCACGGAACTGTCCCGGGGCCAAGGGACCCTCAGGCCGGTGACCCACAGTGAGTCCTGCTATGCACTTTTCTATTGTAGGATAAGGAGCCCAGGGGAATCATCCCATTAGAAAACCTCAGcatcagggaggtggaggaccCCCGGAAACCCGTAAGCTCTTCCTCCTGCACCTTCTCTCCCACCAGCCACCTGGGAGCCATGCTTACTGCTTGTAGGGAACCTGGCCTGAAGCCCCTGTGATGGcctgccctttctttttctccatcagAATTGTTTTGAGCTCTACAATCCCAGCCACAAAGGGCAGGTCATCAAGGCCTGTAAGACAGAGGCTGACGGCCGCGTGGTAGAGGGGAACCATGTGGTGTACCGGATCTCAGCACCCAGCCCGGAGGAAAAGGAGGAGTGGATGAAATCTATCAAGTAAGCGGGGCCTTGGGGGCCAGGGTCACACCCATCTTCTTGTGCCACTTGGAGGTGGGGGGTCCATGTTCTAGACCATAGACGCTTCCGTGTGCAAGAGCGGAccaccctctgcctccagaaACTCTGGAGGTCTGACTGCTGAAGCTGATGCTCAGATCTGAGCCTGCAGTCCTGTCTGAGCAGCCTCTggggtggtggggaaggggaCATGACCTAACCTGGgtgttttcccattttttttttttatttaaaaccagAGCCAGTATCAGCAGGGACCCCTTCTATGACATGTTGGCAACAAGGAAACGAAGGATTGCCAATAAAAAATAGCTTTCCTGGTAAAAGACCCAGCCCCAGCAGAAAGACACCGTGGGCCGCCCCTCCGCAGAAGGCGTGGCAGGGAGGCAGTCGCCCTGCGGTTACTCGCCACTTCTCCAGAGCATACCGTGGCCCAGACTTATGCCTGAGGCCTCATGCTgtggctggggtcctgggaggtGGTCGTCCTGCGGTGCTTGCTGCTTCTCCAGAGCGTACCGTGGCCCAGACTGATCCCCCAGTCCTTGCGCCGTGGCTGGGGTCGTGGTCAGCTGTGCGCGTCCAGAAGCATTTCCTTCCTGCGACCATCCCGGTGCCCCAGGGGGAGAAGCCAGGACAGCAGCTCCTGCTCTCTCCACAGCAGACACGGGATGGACTCCACAGACGGGAGCCTCATCTGTAACATGCCAAACATGTCACTTGTGGCGGTGTCAGCAGTTATAGAAAGCCACTGTTTTATAgcaaaacaggaaaggaaaagctACCAGttttttattcagaatttttttctcagataTATAGGATTATAGCTTTTATATGCCTTTTTATATGCTGAAATTATAACAAAAGATACTTTCTAACAGTAGTATTTTTAGAATGGCAGCTATAAAGTTAACTTCTGGACACAAGTATATACTGTGCACTAAAAAAGTACCCATCTAGATGCAGCACCCAAGGGGAAGGCTGCCCTGGGGGCAGCAGGCGGGCTGGGGAGGGATGGCCATGGCGCTTGGGGGCTCCAATGTGACTCCCCTGCAGCCTCCCTTCAATCCAGGCTTTTTGGCCCcacacatacttaaaaaaaaccaTTATCATCATAACAGTTAATGGTTTGGGGGTGTTTAGCCCGTAACTGCTAAATCCTAGGAAACAGCTTTTTCCTTGGACACAGATGGTCCATACGTTGAACCACGTGAAACTGCTAATGTTTTGCTTAGACGCACACAAACGGCAGCTTTTCATATAGGTCAACACAATCCATGGGTTAGACCGGCTTCTGACCATATCGCACTTTAAAACCTGTGGCAAAATCAACGCTTATTTTACAGACCTTATCATTTGAACAGGCTTCTTAATGAATAGACACcgaaggaaggaaagaatcagTCTCACTCCATGTAGTGCACCGTGTCCTGAGAGAGGTGCTTTCCCTACAGGGAGGGAAGACCAGGCCATGGGTGCAGAGACCCGGCACTTAGGGTTCTGGGAAGCTGAGAACCTCAAGTAGATGATGGTGCTGGAACTGGCGAAACTCCCGCCTGCCTAGGAGGCAACCTAGGTTGCTGTGGATATAAGGTTTGCAGGTACCTGGTGCTCTGCTCCAGGAAAGGTGGATCTGGGCCCCACCTATGGAGAGGGTGCAGGGCTGGAAGGGGGCATGGCGTGTTTGGGTTGACCTGGGTTGGTGGCAGATGCTGCTCTGTCTAGAGGACCCTGTTGCACCCTCAAGGCTGGCTTTTCCTCTTCCCACCCTATCTGCACAGGTGCACACACTTTGAATCTGCATGCTCTGGAGGGCATCTGCACTCCTGTGCGAAATGCACAGTCCAGGAGACAAAAACCTCAGGCTGTGTGTGCCCAGGTTTCCTTCTCAGCATGAGAGACTTCGAGTTGccttgagggaggaggaggctccCTGTGGCTGACCTTGATGTAGCTTTAAGTCACACTAAACTGCAGAGGGGTTGGAGGCCAGAA
This genomic window contains:
- the CYTH3 gene encoding cytohesin-3 isoform X1, with amino-acid sequence MDEDGGGEGGGVPEDLSLEEREELLDIRRRKKELIDDIERLKYEIAEVMTEIDNLTSVEESKTTQRNKQIAMGRKKFNMDPKKGIQFLIENDLLQSSPEDVAQFLYKGEGLNKTVIGDYLGERDEFNIKVLQAFVELHEFADLNLVQALRQFLWSFRLPGEAQKIDRMMEAFASRYCLCNPGVFQSTDTCYVLSFAIIMLNTSLHNHNVRDKPTAERFIAMNRGINEGGDLPEELLRNLYESIKNEPFKIPEDDGNDLTHTFFNPDREGWLLKLGGRVKTWKRRWFILTDNCLYYFEYTTDKEPRGIIPLENLSIREVEDPRKPNCFELYNPSHKGQVIKACKTEADGRVVEGNHVVYRISAPSPEEKEEWMKSIKASISRDPFYDMLATRKRRIANKK
- the CYTH3 gene encoding cytohesin-3 isoform X3 translates to MIPEDLSLEEREELLDIRRRKKELIDDIERLKYEIAEVMTEIDNLTSVEESKTTQRNKQIAMGRKKFNMDPKKGIQFLIENDLLQSSPEDVAQFLYKGEGLNKTVIGDYLGERDEFNIKVLQAFVELHEFADLNLVQALRQFLWSFRLPGEAQKIDRMMEAFASRYCLCNPGVFQSTDTCYVLSFAIIMLNTSLHNHNVRDKPTAERFIAMNRGINEGGDLPEELLRNLYESIKNEPFKIPEDDGNDLTHTFFNPDREGWLLKLGGRVKTWKRRWFILTDNCLYYFEYTTDKEPRGIIPLENLSIREVEDPRKPNCFELYNPSHKGQVIKACKTEADGRVVEGNHVVYRISAPSPEEKEEWMKSIKASISRDPFYDMLATRKRRIANKK
- the CYTH3 gene encoding cytohesin-3 isoform X2, producing the protein MDEDGGGEGGGVPEDLSLEEREELLDIRRRKKELIDDIERLKYEIAEVMTEIDNLTSVEESKTTQRNKQIAMGRKKFNMDPKKGIQFLIENDLLQSSPEDVAQFLYKGEGLNKTVIGDYLGERDEFNIKVLQAFVELHEFADLNLVQALRQFLWSFRLPGEAQKIDRMMEAFASRYCLCNPGVFQSTDTCYVLSFAIIMLNTSLHNHNVRDKPTAERFIAMNRGINEGGDLPEELLRNLYESIKNEPFKIPEDDGNDLTHTFFNPDREGWLLKLGGRVKTWKRRWFILTDNCLYYFEYTTDKEPRGIIPLENLSIREVEDPRKPNCFELYNPSHKGQVIKACKTEADGRVVEGNHVVYRISAPSPEEKEEWMKSINSTRLRYETSDSPRTPV